A stretch of the Phycisphaerae bacterium genome encodes the following:
- a CDS encoding ParB/RepB/Spo0J family partition protein: protein MTPKSKEKPKHLGRGLESLLGPITNAAQESIDTPMSPEVPNYIPDNELQKNFAELSLDDIAPNPYQPRQAWNDQQLRELSDSIKENGIIQPIIVRRKGTKYEIVAGERRFRAAEMAGLTKIPAMVRTTDDSEMLALALIENIQRADLNPIEKAKAYQNFMETFSLTQELAAQKLGQDRSAVANYVRLLNLPTEVKQMLVDGSLDMGHARAILALPTDELRRKLAHRALAGRLSVREVERLVRLALSEKDEKKQKQIFEKPAHIKDLEEKIRSRLGTKVNIQAHKSGQRGKIVIEFYSLDEFDSIAQMLGVNSD, encoded by the coding sequence ATGACGCCAAAAAGCAAGGAAAAGCCAAAACATCTCGGCAGGGGGCTTGAATCTCTTTTAGGTCCTATAACCAATGCCGCACAGGAAAGCATAGACACTCCTATGTCTCCGGAAGTTCCTAACTATATACCAGACAATGAGTTACAGAAAAACTTTGCTGAATTAAGTCTTGATGATATAGCACCTAATCCTTATCAACCAAGACAAGCCTGGAACGACCAGCAGCTTCGTGAACTTTCCGACTCCATTAAGGAAAACGGAATAATCCAGCCAATAATAGTCAGGCGGAAGGGGACTAAATACGAGATTGTGGCTGGAGAAAGGCGGTTTAGGGCGGCAGAGATGGCAGGGCTGACAAAGATTCCCGCGATGGTAAGAACAACCGATGATTCTGAAATGTTGGCTCTCGCGCTGATAGAAAATATTCAGCGGGCGGATTTGAACCCGATTGAAAAGGCAAAGGCGTATCAAAATTTTATGGAGACCTTCAGCCTGACCCAGGAACTGGCCGCACAGAAACTCGGGCAGGACCGTTCGGCTGTCGCCAATTATGTTCGGCTGCTGAATCTGCCGACGGAAGTAAAACAGATGCTCGTCGACGGCTCACTGGATATGGGACATGCGAGAGCAATACTTGCGCTGCCGACAGATGAGCTGCGAAGAAAACTCGCTCACCGCGCATTGGCAGGGCGGCTCAGCGTCAGAGAAGTCGAGAGACTTGTCAGACTTGCCCTGAGTGAAAAAGACGAGAAGAAACAAAAACAGATTTTTGAAAAGCCTGCGCATATAAAAGACCTCGAAGAAAAAATCCGCAGCAGGCTCGGCACAAAGGTAAATATCCAGGCTCATAAGAGCGGCCAACGGGGTAAAATTGTAATCGAGTTTTATTCGCTCGATGAATTCGACAGCATCGCACAAATGCTCGGCGTAAACTCTGATTAA
- the xylA gene encoding xylose isomerase codes for MTKEYFPKIGKIKFEGPKSKNPLSFKQYNPNEKILGKTMEHHLRFAVCYWHTLKGLGGDQFGLSTISRNYNQGSSPMEIAENTMYAAFEFFSKLGVKYWCFHDRDIAPEGDSLSESNKNLDSIVKIAKKLQKNTGIKTLWGTANLFSNKRFMAGGATNPSPDIFAYAAAQVKKAMEVTKELGGAGYVFWGGREGYDMLLNTDMKRELDHLAKFFHLAIDYKKKIGFKGPFYIEPKPKEPTKHQYDFDAGNCFAFLQKYDLVKYFKLNIEANHATLAGHSFQHELQYCVDNNILGSVDANRGDLLLGWDTDQFPMDIYETALAMYIILNGGGLTTGGLNFDAHVRRQSIAPEDLFYAHIGAMDAFARGLRIAAKMIKDGKIGKMVKARYAGWDKGIGKKIEKGKVTFGQLEQYALQNGEPKLQSGRQELLESILNEYI; via the coding sequence ATGACTAAAGAATATTTTCCGAAGATTGGTAAAATTAAATTTGAGGGACCGAAATCAAAAAATCCGCTTTCATTTAAACAATATAATCCAAATGAAAAAATTCTCGGCAAGACGATGGAACATCATCTTCGTTTTGCTGTTTGCTATTGGCATACGCTCAAAGGGCTCGGCGGTGACCAGTTTGGCCTAAGTACTATTTCACGCAATTATAATCAGGGCAGCAGCCCGATGGAAATCGCTGAGAATACGATGTATGCGGCATTCGAATTTTTCAGCAAGCTCGGCGTAAAGTATTGGTGCTTTCACGACAGGGACATCGCACCAGAAGGCGACAGTCTTTCCGAGAGCAATAAGAATCTCGATAGTATTGTCAAGATTGCAAAGAAGCTTCAAAAGAATACGGGCATAAAAACCTTGTGGGGCACAGCAAATTTATTCAGCAACAAAAGATTTATGGCAGGGGGAGCAACGAATCCTTCGCCCGATATTTTCGCTTATGCCGCCGCGCAGGTTAAAAAAGCGATGGAAGTTACAAAAGAGCTTGGCGGGGCAGGTTATGTTTTCTGGGGCGGCAGAGAAGGTTACGATATGCTGCTCAACACGGATATGAAACGCGAGCTTGACCACCTGGCGAAATTTTTCCATCTTGCGATTGATTATAAAAAGAAAATCGGATTCAAAGGTCCGTTCTATATCGAACCGAAACCGAAAGAACCGACAAAGCATCAGTACGATTTCGATGCGGGAAATTGTTTCGCGTTTCTGCAGAAGTACGACCTTGTAAAATATTTCAAACTGAACATCGAAGCCAACCACGCAACGCTTGCCGGCCATAGTTTTCAGCACGAGCTTCAATACTGCGTTGACAATAATATTCTCGGCTCGGTCGATGCCAACAGGGGCGATTTGCTTCTCGGTTGGGATACCGACCAGTTTCCAATGGATATTTATGAAACGGCTTTAGCGATGTATATCATTTTAAACGGCGGGGGGCTCACAACCGGAGGATTGAATTTTGACGCTCATGTTCGAAGGCAGTCGATTGCTCCGGAAGATTTGTTCTACGCCCACATTGGCGCGATGGATGCTTTTGCCCGTGGACTTAGAATTGCCGCCAAGATGATTAAGGATGGTAAAATAGGCAAGATGGTAAAAGCTCGATATGCCGGTTGGGACAAAGGTATCGGTAAAAAAATCGAAAAAGGGAAAGTAACATTCGGACAGTTAGAACAATATGCCCTTCAAAATGGCGAACCGAAACTCCAAAGCGGCAGACAGGAACTGCTCGAAAGTATATTGAATGAGTATATATGA
- a CDS encoding GntR family transcriptional regulator, with the protein MLLEIDHHSGVPIYQQVIRQIRQQIITGGLTEGAQLETVRDLAARLNVNPMTVSKAYSFLEAEGLVERKRGIGLFVVNVKKDQMEQIKNRLLDSIVNKAAVTAIQLGMSEDEALEFFKKCYREYDSENRR; encoded by the coding sequence ATGTTACTCGAAATTGACCATCATAGCGGCGTACCAATATACCAGCAGGTAATTCGCCAAATTCGTCAGCAGATAATAACCGGCGGTCTGACAGAAGGCGCCCAGCTCGAAACGGTTCGCGACCTTGCGGCCAGACTCAATGTTAATCCTATGACTGTCAGCAAGGCATATTCGTTTCTGGAAGCAGAAGGACTCGTCGAACGCAAAAGAGGTATCGGCCTTTTTGTAGTCAATGTAAAAAAAGACCAAATGGAGCAGATAAAGAACAGACTGCTGGACAGCATTGTAAACAAAGCGGCGGTAACCGCTATTCAACTCGGAATGTCGGAAGACGAGGCTTTGGAGTTTTTTAAAAAATGCTATAGAGAATACGATTCTGAAAATCGGAGATAA